In Toxotes jaculatrix isolate fToxJac2 chromosome 11, fToxJac2.pri, whole genome shotgun sequence, a single genomic region encodes these proteins:
- the micu1 gene encoding calcium uptake protein 1, mitochondrial isoform X2, with amino-acid sequence MFRLRALSAVSVGLTQLSRRYHTGAVRGSGRRRLMLAALAGVTGVSASAGLLWKRAYADAGPSVRHTEQTGGEEADFVGDTDSETESEKSVEASSGDEDTKDEGGDGKKKKPRSGFRDRKVMEYENRIRAYSTPDKIFRYFATLKVISEHGDAEVYMTPQDFIRSITPNEKQPENLGLDQFIVKRYDGKDFWQKIAQEREKFADEDSIFYTLGECGLISFSDYIFLTTVLSTPQRNFEIAFKMFDLNGDGEVDLEEFEQVQSIIRSQTSMGMRHRDRSTTGNTLKTAGCSSALTTYFFGQDLKGKLTIGSFLEFQRKLQHDVLKLEFERNDPVDGRISERQFGGMLLAYSGVQSRKLKQMQKGLKKMFKDAQGITFEEVENFFTFLKNVNDVDTALSFYHMAGASIDKVTMKQVARTVAKVELSDHVCDVVFALFDCDGNGELSNKEFIAIMKQRLMRGLEKPKDMGFTRLVRAMWKCAQDTAWDFATPKT; translated from the exons ATGTTCCGCTTGCGGGCACTGTCCGCAGTTTCGGTGGGGCTAACGCAGTTGTCCCGACGCTACCACACTGGGGCAGTGCGAGGGTCAGGCCGGAGGAGGCTGATGCTGGCAGCCCTGGCTGGGGTAACTGGTGTGTCAGCAAGTGCTGGACTGCTCTGGAAAAG agcatATGCAGACGCAGGGCCCTCCGTTCGACACACTGAgcaaacaggaggagaggaagcgGATTTTGTGGGGGATACAGACTCTGAGACGGAGTCAGAGAAATCAGTGGAGGCCAGCAGTGGAGATGAAGACACAAAGGATGAAGGTGGAgacgggaaaaaaaagaagccacgCTCTGGATTCCGTGACCGCAAg GTGATGGAGTATGAGAACAGGATAAGGGCCTACTCGACTCCAGACAAGATTTTCCGCTATTTTGCAACGCTGAAGGTCATCAGCGAGCACGGAGATGCTGAGGTTTACATGACGCCCCAGGACTTCATACGCTCCATCACACCTAATGAGAAGCAGCCTGAGA aTCTAGGCCTCGATCAGTTCATTGTGAAGCGCTATGATGGGAAG gaCTTCTGGCAG AAGATTGCTCAGGAGAGGGAGAAGTTTGCAGATGAGGACAGCATATTTTACACATTGGGAGAATGTGGCCTTATCTCCTTCTCTGACTATATCTTCCTCACCACTGTGCTGTCCA CTCCCCAGAGGAACTTTGAAATCGCTTTCAAGATGTTTGATCTCAACGGTGATGGAGAGGTGGACCTGGAGGAGTTTGAACAG GTCCAGAGCATCATTCGTTCCCAGACCAGTATGGGCATGCGACACCGTGATCGCTCCACCACAGGAAACACCCTGAAGACAGccggctgcagctctgctctcacCACCTACTTCTTTGGACAAGACCTAAAGGGAAAACTCACCATTGGCAGTTTCCTGGAGTTTCAGAGGAAACTGCAGCATGATGTGCTCAAACTAGAG TTTGAGAGGAACGACCCTGTGGACGGCAGAATCTCTGAGAGACAGTTCGGAGGTATGTTGCTGGCCTACAGCGGCGTCCAGTCTCGTAAACTCAAGCAGATGCAGAAGGGCTTGAAGAAGATGTTTAAGGATGCACAG GGCATCACATTTGAGGAGGTGGAGAATTTCTTTACTTTCCTAAAGAACGTGAATGATGTGGACACAGCCCTGAGTTTCTACCACATGGCCGGAGCCTCCATAGATAAAG tTACCATGAAGCAGGTGGCCCGCACCGTGGCCAAGGTGGAGCTGTCGGATCATGTGTGCGATGTGGTGTTCGCTCTGTTCGACTGTGATG GGAATGGAGAGCTTAGCAATAAGGAGTTCATAGCCATTATGAAACAGCGGCTGATGCGTGGGCTGGAGAAACCCAAGGACATGGGCTTCACTCGGCTGGTGCGTGCCATGTGGAAGTGCGCCCAGGATACCGCTTGGGACTTTGCCACACCAAAGACATAA
- the micu1 gene encoding calcium uptake protein 1, mitochondrial isoform X4 → MFRLRALSAVSVGLTQLSRRYHTGAVRGSGRRRLMLAALAGVTGVSASAGLLWKRAYADAGPSVRHTEQTGGEEADFVGDTDSETESEKSVEASSGDEDTKDEGGDGKKKKPRSGFRDRKVMEYENRIRAYSTPDKIFRYFATLKVISEHGDAEVYMTPQDFIRSITPNEKQPENLGLDQFIVKRYDGKKIAQEREKFADEDSIFYTLGECGLISFSDYIFLTTVLSTPQRNFEIAFKMFDLNGDGEVDLEEFEQVQSIIRSQTSMGMRHRDRSTTGNTLKTAGCSSALTTYFFGQDLKGKLTIGSFLEFQRKLQHDVLKLEFERNDPVDGRISERQFGGMLLAYSGVQSRKLKQMQKGLKKMFKDAQGITFEEVENFFTFLKNVNDVDTALSFYHMAGASIDKVTMKQVARTVAKVELSDHVCDVVFALFDCDGNGELSNKEFIAIMKQRLMRGLEKPKDMGFTRLVRAMWKCAQDTAWDFATPKT, encoded by the exons ATGTTCCGCTTGCGGGCACTGTCCGCAGTTTCGGTGGGGCTAACGCAGTTGTCCCGACGCTACCACACTGGGGCAGTGCGAGGGTCAGGCCGGAGGAGGCTGATGCTGGCAGCCCTGGCTGGGGTAACTGGTGTGTCAGCAAGTGCTGGACTGCTCTGGAAAAG agcatATGCAGACGCAGGGCCCTCCGTTCGACACACTGAgcaaacaggaggagaggaagcgGATTTTGTGGGGGATACAGACTCTGAGACGGAGTCAGAGAAATCAGTGGAGGCCAGCAGTGGAGATGAAGACACAAAGGATGAAGGTGGAgacgggaaaaaaaagaagccacgCTCTGGATTCCGTGACCGCAAg GTGATGGAGTATGAGAACAGGATAAGGGCCTACTCGACTCCAGACAAGATTTTCCGCTATTTTGCAACGCTGAAGGTCATCAGCGAGCACGGAGATGCTGAGGTTTACATGACGCCCCAGGACTTCATACGCTCCATCACACCTAATGAGAAGCAGCCTGAGA aTCTAGGCCTCGATCAGTTCATTGTGAAGCGCTATGATGGGAAG AAGATTGCTCAGGAGAGGGAGAAGTTTGCAGATGAGGACAGCATATTTTACACATTGGGAGAATGTGGCCTTATCTCCTTCTCTGACTATATCTTCCTCACCACTGTGCTGTCCA CTCCCCAGAGGAACTTTGAAATCGCTTTCAAGATGTTTGATCTCAACGGTGATGGAGAGGTGGACCTGGAGGAGTTTGAACAG GTCCAGAGCATCATTCGTTCCCAGACCAGTATGGGCATGCGACACCGTGATCGCTCCACCACAGGAAACACCCTGAAGACAGccggctgcagctctgctctcacCACCTACTTCTTTGGACAAGACCTAAAGGGAAAACTCACCATTGGCAGTTTCCTGGAGTTTCAGAGGAAACTGCAGCATGATGTGCTCAAACTAGAG TTTGAGAGGAACGACCCTGTGGACGGCAGAATCTCTGAGAGACAGTTCGGAGGTATGTTGCTGGCCTACAGCGGCGTCCAGTCTCGTAAACTCAAGCAGATGCAGAAGGGCTTGAAGAAGATGTTTAAGGATGCACAG GGCATCACATTTGAGGAGGTGGAGAATTTCTTTACTTTCCTAAAGAACGTGAATGATGTGGACACAGCCCTGAGTTTCTACCACATGGCCGGAGCCTCCATAGATAAAG tTACCATGAAGCAGGTGGCCCGCACCGTGGCCAAGGTGGAGCTGTCGGATCATGTGTGCGATGTGGTGTTCGCTCTGTTCGACTGTGATG GGAATGGAGAGCTTAGCAATAAGGAGTTCATAGCCATTATGAAACAGCGGCTGATGCGTGGGCTGGAGAAACCCAAGGACATGGGCTTCACTCGGCTGGTGCGTGCCATGTGGAAGTGCGCCCAGGATACCGCTTGGGACTTTGCCACACCAAAGACATAA
- the micu1 gene encoding calcium uptake protein 1, mitochondrial isoform X3, with product MFRLRALSAVSVGLTQLSRRYHTGAVRGSGRRRLMLAALAGVTGVSASAGLLWKRAYADAGPSVRHTEQTGGEEADFVGDTDSETESEKSVEASSGDEDTKDEGGDGKKKKPRSGFRDRKVMEYENRIRAYSTPDKIFRYFATLKVISEHGDAEVYMTPQDFIRSITPNEKQPENLGLDQFIVKRYDGKTEKIAQEREKFADEDSIFYTLGECGLISFSDYIFLTTVLSTPQRNFEIAFKMFDLNGDGEVDLEEFEQVQSIIRSQTSMGMRHRDRSTTGNTLKTAGCSSALTTYFFGQDLKGKLTIGSFLEFQRKLQHDVLKLEFERNDPVDGRISERQFGGMLLAYSGVQSRKLKQMQKGLKKMFKDAQGITFEEVENFFTFLKNVNDVDTALSFYHMAGASIDKVTMKQVARTVAKVELSDHVCDVVFALFDCDGNGELSNKEFIAIMKQRLMRGLEKPKDMGFTRLVRAMWKCAQDTAWDFATPKT from the exons ATGTTCCGCTTGCGGGCACTGTCCGCAGTTTCGGTGGGGCTAACGCAGTTGTCCCGACGCTACCACACTGGGGCAGTGCGAGGGTCAGGCCGGAGGAGGCTGATGCTGGCAGCCCTGGCTGGGGTAACTGGTGTGTCAGCAAGTGCTGGACTGCTCTGGAAAAG agcatATGCAGACGCAGGGCCCTCCGTTCGACACACTGAgcaaacaggaggagaggaagcgGATTTTGTGGGGGATACAGACTCTGAGACGGAGTCAGAGAAATCAGTGGAGGCCAGCAGTGGAGATGAAGACACAAAGGATGAAGGTGGAgacgggaaaaaaaagaagccacgCTCTGGATTCCGTGACCGCAAg GTGATGGAGTATGAGAACAGGATAAGGGCCTACTCGACTCCAGACAAGATTTTCCGCTATTTTGCAACGCTGAAGGTCATCAGCGAGCACGGAGATGCTGAGGTTTACATGACGCCCCAGGACTTCATACGCTCCATCACACCTAATGAGAAGCAGCCTGAGA aTCTAGGCCTCGATCAGTTCATTGTGAAGCGCTATGATGGGAAG ACGGAG AAGATTGCTCAGGAGAGGGAGAAGTTTGCAGATGAGGACAGCATATTTTACACATTGGGAGAATGTGGCCTTATCTCCTTCTCTGACTATATCTTCCTCACCACTGTGCTGTCCA CTCCCCAGAGGAACTTTGAAATCGCTTTCAAGATGTTTGATCTCAACGGTGATGGAGAGGTGGACCTGGAGGAGTTTGAACAG GTCCAGAGCATCATTCGTTCCCAGACCAGTATGGGCATGCGACACCGTGATCGCTCCACCACAGGAAACACCCTGAAGACAGccggctgcagctctgctctcacCACCTACTTCTTTGGACAAGACCTAAAGGGAAAACTCACCATTGGCAGTTTCCTGGAGTTTCAGAGGAAACTGCAGCATGATGTGCTCAAACTAGAG TTTGAGAGGAACGACCCTGTGGACGGCAGAATCTCTGAGAGACAGTTCGGAGGTATGTTGCTGGCCTACAGCGGCGTCCAGTCTCGTAAACTCAAGCAGATGCAGAAGGGCTTGAAGAAGATGTTTAAGGATGCACAG GGCATCACATTTGAGGAGGTGGAGAATTTCTTTACTTTCCTAAAGAACGTGAATGATGTGGACACAGCCCTGAGTTTCTACCACATGGCCGGAGCCTCCATAGATAAAG tTACCATGAAGCAGGTGGCCCGCACCGTGGCCAAGGTGGAGCTGTCGGATCATGTGTGCGATGTGGTGTTCGCTCTGTTCGACTGTGATG GGAATGGAGAGCTTAGCAATAAGGAGTTCATAGCCATTATGAAACAGCGGCTGATGCGTGGGCTGGAGAAACCCAAGGACATGGGCTTCACTCGGCTGGTGCGTGCCATGTGGAAGTGCGCCCAGGATACCGCTTGGGACTTTGCCACACCAAAGACATAA
- the micu1 gene encoding calcium uptake protein 1, mitochondrial isoform X1 codes for MFRLRALSAVSVGLTQLSRRYHTGAVRGSGRRRLMLAALAGVTGVSASAGLLWKRAYADAGPSVRHTEQTGGEEADFVGDTDSETESEKSVEASSGDEDTKDEGGDGKKKKPRSGFRDRKVMEYENRIRAYSTPDKIFRYFATLKVISEHGDAEVYMTPQDFIRSITPNEKQPENLGLDQFIVKRYDGKDFWQTEKIAQEREKFADEDSIFYTLGECGLISFSDYIFLTTVLSTPQRNFEIAFKMFDLNGDGEVDLEEFEQVQSIIRSQTSMGMRHRDRSTTGNTLKTAGCSSALTTYFFGQDLKGKLTIGSFLEFQRKLQHDVLKLEFERNDPVDGRISERQFGGMLLAYSGVQSRKLKQMQKGLKKMFKDAQGITFEEVENFFTFLKNVNDVDTALSFYHMAGASIDKVTMKQVARTVAKVELSDHVCDVVFALFDCDGNGELSNKEFIAIMKQRLMRGLEKPKDMGFTRLVRAMWKCAQDTAWDFATPKT; via the exons ATGTTCCGCTTGCGGGCACTGTCCGCAGTTTCGGTGGGGCTAACGCAGTTGTCCCGACGCTACCACACTGGGGCAGTGCGAGGGTCAGGCCGGAGGAGGCTGATGCTGGCAGCCCTGGCTGGGGTAACTGGTGTGTCAGCAAGTGCTGGACTGCTCTGGAAAAG agcatATGCAGACGCAGGGCCCTCCGTTCGACACACTGAgcaaacaggaggagaggaagcgGATTTTGTGGGGGATACAGACTCTGAGACGGAGTCAGAGAAATCAGTGGAGGCCAGCAGTGGAGATGAAGACACAAAGGATGAAGGTGGAgacgggaaaaaaaagaagccacgCTCTGGATTCCGTGACCGCAAg GTGATGGAGTATGAGAACAGGATAAGGGCCTACTCGACTCCAGACAAGATTTTCCGCTATTTTGCAACGCTGAAGGTCATCAGCGAGCACGGAGATGCTGAGGTTTACATGACGCCCCAGGACTTCATACGCTCCATCACACCTAATGAGAAGCAGCCTGAGA aTCTAGGCCTCGATCAGTTCATTGTGAAGCGCTATGATGGGAAG gaCTTCTGGCAG ACGGAG AAGATTGCTCAGGAGAGGGAGAAGTTTGCAGATGAGGACAGCATATTTTACACATTGGGAGAATGTGGCCTTATCTCCTTCTCTGACTATATCTTCCTCACCACTGTGCTGTCCA CTCCCCAGAGGAACTTTGAAATCGCTTTCAAGATGTTTGATCTCAACGGTGATGGAGAGGTGGACCTGGAGGAGTTTGAACAG GTCCAGAGCATCATTCGTTCCCAGACCAGTATGGGCATGCGACACCGTGATCGCTCCACCACAGGAAACACCCTGAAGACAGccggctgcagctctgctctcacCACCTACTTCTTTGGACAAGACCTAAAGGGAAAACTCACCATTGGCAGTTTCCTGGAGTTTCAGAGGAAACTGCAGCATGATGTGCTCAAACTAGAG TTTGAGAGGAACGACCCTGTGGACGGCAGAATCTCTGAGAGACAGTTCGGAGGTATGTTGCTGGCCTACAGCGGCGTCCAGTCTCGTAAACTCAAGCAGATGCAGAAGGGCTTGAAGAAGATGTTTAAGGATGCACAG GGCATCACATTTGAGGAGGTGGAGAATTTCTTTACTTTCCTAAAGAACGTGAATGATGTGGACACAGCCCTGAGTTTCTACCACATGGCCGGAGCCTCCATAGATAAAG tTACCATGAAGCAGGTGGCCCGCACCGTGGCCAAGGTGGAGCTGTCGGATCATGTGTGCGATGTGGTGTTCGCTCTGTTCGACTGTGATG GGAATGGAGAGCTTAGCAATAAGGAGTTCATAGCCATTATGAAACAGCGGCTGATGCGTGGGCTGGAGAAACCCAAGGACATGGGCTTCACTCGGCTGGTGCGTGCCATGTGGAAGTGCGCCCAGGATACCGCTTGGGACTTTGCCACACCAAAGACATAA